A genome region from Crateriforma spongiae includes the following:
- a CDS encoding discoidin domain-containing protein translates to VNGQKIGSRDSLSTAHRYPVAAVLKPGKNTIVVRVDNRMKVDIGKLGHAYTEETQSIWNGLIGKIALVPKSAVKILANPLRVVVSTPGDLDVRIKPINGDAKELPWWTKQVSTPGTYEVPIPSDATVAWSEFNPALYQVDCTLQAGDTDHQASLVTGFRSVSTEGTELRINGQKAFMRGTLECCIFPKTGYPPTDEVGWDKVFGTLKKYGLNHLRFHSYCPPEAAFASADRHGIYVQAELPNWTFKMGKLPETDAYLMEEGKRIMEAYSHHPSFVFFSIGNELSGDFQFVDKMVAQLRKLAPHILYTSTSYSFSPRGLLPGPEDDFYISQRTKTGWVRGQGFLNQTVPNTDSDYAEGLKCLDIPLISHEVGQYNVYPNLKELPKYDGNLRALNMEAIQNDLRAKGRLDDAEDYTANSGALARLLYKEDIERALRTKGLSGIQLLDLHDFPGQSTATVGLLDAFWDSKGLISPTEFRRFCSPVVPLVRIEKLTWSDQETFKAKIEVANFGNAALENQQVQWQVENEEGEVLVSDTVSKATIPVGNGNQIVTIEVPLKNVDRASQMRLSVSLDGTEYANDWKFWVYPESDSQANSDDVEIVRAFGKPLFDALAAGRRVLYLPKREEICQPLDGRFIPVFWSPLHFPNQPGALGTVIQSNHPVFDDFPTSPHTDWQWWELLATSTSVDMSWMDPDADSTADFPIVQFIDKYNRNALPSILWEAKVGQGLLMVCSLDIESDPQRRLVAKQLKRSILSYLSSEKFSPAISISPKKLLDLFRARPYRIRLAKGTSHPNYALTNCDDNDVKTIWHTDWRDANNQYPYHIIIGFDGPIGVNGIQIHQRNDSSNGVIDDYQISISEDGENWKTIHQGSKPSGKIVFDRSVVAKAVRFEALSEQNGKEDCAIAELSPVFDSGNTGVDELGLIEGFNTPAE, encoded by the coding sequence GGGTCAACGGACAGAAAATCGGTTCACGCGATTCGCTTTCGACCGCTCACCGTTACCCGGTCGCCGCCGTATTGAAGCCGGGAAAAAACACGATCGTCGTTCGCGTCGACAATCGCATGAAAGTCGACATCGGAAAACTCGGGCATGCGTACACCGAGGAGACTCAGAGCATTTGGAACGGGTTGATCGGCAAAATCGCATTGGTGCCCAAGTCAGCCGTAAAGATTTTGGCGAACCCGCTGCGGGTTGTCGTCTCGACACCCGGTGATTTGGATGTCCGCATCAAACCCATCAACGGCGATGCAAAGGAGTTGCCATGGTGGACCAAACAGGTGTCGACACCGGGGACTTACGAGGTTCCAATTCCATCGGATGCCACGGTCGCTTGGTCAGAGTTCAACCCGGCCCTCTATCAAGTCGATTGCACACTTCAAGCCGGTGACACCGATCACCAGGCGAGTCTGGTGACCGGTTTTCGCAGTGTCAGCACTGAGGGTACGGAGCTGCGCATCAATGGTCAAAAGGCCTTCATGCGCGGCACCCTGGAATGCTGCATCTTTCCGAAAACCGGGTATCCGCCAACCGACGAAGTGGGGTGGGATAAGGTCTTTGGCACACTGAAGAAGTATGGCCTGAACCATTTACGGTTCCATTCATATTGTCCACCCGAGGCGGCTTTTGCGTCGGCCGATCGCCACGGCATCTACGTTCAAGCCGAACTGCCCAACTGGACCTTCAAGATGGGCAAGCTTCCTGAAACGGATGCTTATCTGATGGAAGAAGGCAAACGCATCATGGAAGCCTATTCGCACCACCCTTCGTTTGTGTTCTTCAGCATTGGCAACGAACTGTCAGGCGACTTTCAGTTCGTCGACAAAATGGTGGCTCAGCTCCGCAAGCTGGCTCCTCACATCCTTTACACAAGCACGAGCTATTCATTTTCGCCACGTGGGTTGCTACCCGGCCCCGAAGACGACTTCTATATATCACAACGCACGAAAACCGGTTGGGTACGCGGCCAAGGATTCCTTAACCAGACGGTACCCAACACCGACAGCGATTATGCCGAGGGGCTGAAGTGTTTGGACATTCCGCTGATCAGTCACGAAGTGGGGCAGTACAACGTGTATCCCAACTTAAAGGAGCTGCCAAAATACGATGGCAACCTGCGGGCCTTGAACATGGAGGCGATTCAGAACGACCTGCGAGCCAAAGGGCGATTGGACGATGCCGAGGACTATACCGCGAACTCCGGCGCGTTGGCACGATTGCTTTACAAGGAAGACATCGAACGCGCACTGCGAACCAAGGGGTTGTCGGGGATTCAATTGTTGGACTTGCACGATTTCCCCGGCCAAAGCACGGCGACCGTTGGTCTGCTGGACGCTTTCTGGGATTCCAAAGGTTTGATTTCGCCGACAGAATTCCGCCGGTTTTGCTCGCCGGTCGTGCCGCTAGTCAGGATTGAAAAGCTGACTTGGAGCGATCAAGAAACGTTCAAAGCCAAAATCGAAGTCGCCAACTTCGGAAATGCAGCACTGGAAAACCAACAGGTGCAGTGGCAGGTTGAAAACGAAGAGGGTGAGGTCCTGGTCAGTGACACGGTTTCAAAAGCGACCATTCCTGTCGGAAATGGAAATCAAATCGTCACAATCGAAGTTCCGCTGAAAAACGTCGACCGGGCGTCGCAAATGCGATTGAGCGTTTCGCTCGACGGCACAGAGTACGCCAACGATTGGAAATTCTGGGTCTATCCAGAATCCGATTCACAAGCCAACTCGGATGACGTTGAGATTGTCAGGGCGTTTGGGAAGCCGCTGTTCGATGCACTTGCCGCCGGGCGACGAGTGCTGTACTTGCCCAAACGGGAAGAGATATGCCAGCCGCTCGACGGTCGGTTCATTCCCGTGTTCTGGAGTCCGCTGCACTTCCCCAACCAACCTGGGGCGCTCGGCACGGTCATTCAATCGAATCATCCGGTGTTCGATGACTTCCCAACGTCGCCGCACACCGACTGGCAATGGTGGGAACTGCTGGCGACCTCGACATCGGTGGACATGAGCTGGATGGATCCGGACGCTGACAGCACGGCTGATTTCCCGATCGTGCAATTCATCGACAAATACAACCGCAACGCATTGCCCTCGATCTTGTGGGAAGCCAAGGTCGGGCAGGGTTTGCTGATGGTTTGCTCACTCGATATCGAAAGCGATCCCCAGCGACGGCTCGTTGCGAAACAACTCAAGCGTTCCATCCTCAGTTATCTAAGTAGCGAAAAATTCTCGCCAGCGATTTCGATCTCTCCCAAGAAACTGCTCGATCTATTTCGCGCTCGTCCGTACCGGATTCGTCTTGCCAAAGGCACCAGCCACCCGAATTACGCACTGACCAATTGTGATGACAACGATGTCAAAACGATTTGGCACACCGATTGGCGAGATGCGAATAACCAGTACCCGTATCACATCATCATCGGTTTTGACGGGCCGATCGGTGTTAACGGAATTCAGATTCATCAGCGAAACGATAGCTCCAACGGCGTGATCGACGACTATCAAATTTCGATCAGCGAAGACGGAGAAAATTGGAAAACGATCCACCAAGGATCCAAGCCATCGGGCAAGATCGTGTTTGACCGCTCCGTGGTCGCCAAAGCTGTTCGCTTCGAGGCATTGTCGGAACAAAACGGCAAAGAAGACTGCGCAATCGCCGAACTGTCGCCCGTGTTTGATTCCGGAAATACCGGTGTCGATGAGCTCGGATTGATCGAAGGCTTCAATACACCCGCGGAATAA
- a CDS encoding globin family protein translates to MNSPLFNSARLVAGLFSALVSFAGLADPVRVQCSGSTSTVQNPVEGTTDTRLVWEDEKSSVGFLFDRALAKNTVYTASFKIGQCGGKRLFWHCPHYGNQIGFPGGIVREGDWKVLE, encoded by the coding sequence ATGAACTCCCCACTTTTCAACTCCGCTCGATTGGTTGCGGGGCTGTTCTCCGCTTTGGTTTCATTTGCGGGCTTGGCTGATCCGGTTCGCGTTCAATGTTCCGGTTCAACTTCGACGGTACAGAATCCGGTCGAAGGTACAACGGACACTCGGCTTGTTTGGGAGGACGAAAAGTCCAGTGTTGGCTTTTTGTTTGACCGCGCGTTAGCTAAGAACACGGTCTACACCGCCAGCTTCAAAATCGGTCAGTGCGGCGGCAAGCGACTGTTCTGGCACTGCCCGCACTACGGAAACCAGATTGGTTTTCCGGGAGGCATTGTCCGCGAAGGTGACTGGAAGGTTTTGGAATGA
- a CDS encoding SGNH/GDSL hydrolase family protein, which yields MLLKWPNNRLVRFVFHGHSVPAGYFRGGQVRRFDSYPILFHQQLCELYPTAVIDVCTTAIGGENSKRGSRRFADEVLTLNPDVIFIDYCLNDRAIGVEAAHQYWRTMIEQALNNSVKVVLLTPTPDSHEDILDPETKLAKHSESVRSLGKEYGLPVVDSYELFRQLVAEGADVSDYLSQPNHPNRKGHQLVAERIVQLLQ from the coding sequence ATGCTCTTGAAATGGCCCAACAATCGTTTGGTCCGTTTCGTTTTCCATGGCCACTCGGTCCCCGCTGGCTATTTTCGCGGTGGCCAAGTCCGAAGATTCGATTCTTATCCGATTTTGTTTCACCAACAGCTTTGTGAACTTTATCCCACCGCGGTGATCGACGTGTGCACCACCGCGATCGGTGGTGAAAATTCAAAGCGTGGATCGAGACGTTTCGCCGATGAGGTTTTAACGCTCAATCCAGACGTCATCTTCATCGACTATTGCTTGAACGATCGAGCGATCGGAGTCGAAGCCGCCCACCAGTATTGGCGAACGATGATCGAGCAAGCACTCAATAACAGTGTCAAAGTCGTGTTGCTGACCCCAACGCCCGATTCGCACGAAGACATTCTTGATCCCGAAACCAAGCTGGCGAAACACTCGGAATCCGTGCGAAGTCTGGGCAAGGAATACGGTCTACCTGTGGTCGATTCGTATGAGCTTTTTCGTCAGCTAGTGGCCGAAGGGGCAGATGTCAGCGATTATCTTTCCCAACCCAATCATCCCAATCGAAAAGGACATCAGTTGGTTGCCGAGCGGATTGTCCAGTTGCTCCAGTGA
- a CDS encoding zinc metalloprotease: MKIADPTTGVSPRHRMLSRCCVLAGLIFFAMAVPAWAQHPAAKTTAVRPTVRVILFVPSDRRPPDDSLVGLNKVADLTDRLILGGIRKWGFRTGEPSLFQRVNGMVRPIIVAGKMPAKHYTKPSVHKEAIRSALQQNGVIAQPHDVWWVFVYVGEPPERYSDFRGGFSEEFGGWSVANYDSRMSRINIDAPLASGLNDTIALKGTIHELGHGFGLPHIGPKSRLKRGNTLMGPINAIYRRISGDQSGKAYISQASAAMLAIHPIIRGKTPSDTRLIPTKVSNARLISSPGATAGFQLSGRVAAETRPLVAVVGDHHEKRPGEYWTKHYIGPVGRDGRFQVHVNEAVPVDGEIKLWFLFDNGTMTADGQLRGARGAITLPYRFTAQQWQLTSP, translated from the coding sequence ATGAAGATTGCCGACCCAACAACAGGTGTGTCTCCTCGCCATCGGATGCTGTCACGGTGTTGCGTGCTGGCTGGACTCATTTTCTTTGCCATGGCCGTGCCCGCCTGGGCCCAGCATCCGGCCGCCAAGACGACTGCTGTTCGTCCCACGGTCCGCGTGATCCTGTTCGTCCCCTCCGATCGCCGACCTCCCGACGACTCGCTGGTCGGCTTAAACAAGGTCGCCGACCTGACCGATCGGCTGATCCTGGGCGGCATCCGAAAATGGGGATTTCGCACCGGCGAGCCTTCGTTGTTCCAGCGGGTCAACGGTATGGTTCGTCCGATCATCGTGGCAGGAAAGATGCCAGCGAAGCATTACACCAAGCCCAGCGTACACAAGGAAGCGATCCGATCCGCGTTGCAACAAAATGGTGTGATCGCCCAACCACACGACGTTTGGTGGGTGTTCGTTTACGTCGGCGAACCGCCTGAAAGGTACTCCGATTTTCGCGGCGGGTTTTCGGAAGAATTTGGCGGCTGGTCCGTCGCCAACTATGACTCACGAATGTCTCGCATCAATATCGATGCACCACTGGCATCCGGCTTGAACGACACGATCGCGTTGAAAGGCACGATCCACGAATTGGGCCATGGTTTTGGATTGCCCCACATCGGTCCAAAATCCAGGCTGAAGCGGGGCAACACACTGATGGGTCCGATCAACGCGATCTACCGTCGCATCAGCGGCGATCAATCGGGAAAGGCTTACATCAGCCAAGCATCCGCCGCCATGCTGGCGATCCACCCGATCATCCGCGGCAAAACACCTAGTGACACGAGATTGATTCCGACGAAGGTGTCGAACGCTCGACTGATTTCCAGCCCCGGTGCAACGGCCGGTTTTCAGTTGTCCGGACGCGTCGCCGCAGAGACGAGACCATTGGTCGCCGTCGTCGGTGATCATCATGAAAAACGGCCGGGCGAATACTGGACCAAGCATTACATCGGGCCGGTTGGACGCGACGGACGATTTCAAGTTCACGTCAACGAGGCGGTTCCCGTCGATGGCGAAATCAAGCTGTGGTTCCTGTTTGACAACGGCACCATGACAGCTGACGGGCAACTAAGAGGCGCTCGAGGTGCGATCACCCTGCCCTATCGTTTCACTGCTCAGCAATGGCAACTGACCTCACCCTAA
- a CDS encoding proteasome accessory factor PafA2 family protein produces MNSSATKLRRRSQTTDSFQCDMLASRLMGMETEYASLVHDQLTDLDRMLPSAKSVYRSIVSAMRQSRPSAIGLHDGDQVFFSNGSSVTFEAHPLLQDVPGGLVEMATPEVRSPSDLLASQRVVDDMVRDAASRCDVASDLRILKNNADGLGHVYGCQENYEADVAEGVWLWVYRICIAALWMTQIAAAIAASPLIALLLFATVIQIWTLRRRGNDDPSTTQAFLAIPRLIRSPCMGLIQATHYPIAWGLRFVGRHVAFRRQRQYLTTLLITRITYGGAGELDAKGRFYLSAKASVINRLADIGGFSGERPVFVYGHWFSQLCGKSIDSWKRTLRLFRKRQRLQIGLSDSNMSEMAEYVKVGSVSLLMDMIDQGKTDSLPRLRRPIAALRQISRDWHLVQRVATDRGEMSALEIQQAYLSAVQKFVDQTPANVRGEAMRITSSWQTLLDALVNYRHDADDFAAAICKIDWLTKRWLIERQGAGASWSQKKKIDLRYHELSDDGYFRQLTEGAIDESLANREKRLQRAAAPPSNTPAARRGWTIREFSGGEVRMNVGWDHAEVAVGRRVRRIDFGNHVY; encoded by the coding sequence ATGAACAGCTCGGCCACCAAGCTTCGTCGCCGGTCGCAAACCACCGATTCTTTTCAATGCGACATGTTGGCGTCGCGTTTGATGGGAATGGAGACGGAATATGCGTCGTTGGTGCACGACCAGTTGACCGATTTGGATCGCATGTTGCCGTCGGCCAAGTCGGTCTATCGGTCCATCGTCTCGGCAATGCGTCAATCGCGTCCCTCGGCGATCGGCCTGCACGACGGCGACCAGGTGTTCTTCAGCAACGGCAGTTCGGTCACCTTCGAAGCTCATCCGTTGCTGCAGGACGTCCCCGGCGGGCTGGTCGAAATGGCGACACCGGAAGTCCGTTCGCCCAGCGATCTGTTGGCTAGCCAGCGTGTGGTCGATGACATGGTCCGCGACGCGGCATCAAGATGCGATGTTGCGTCCGACTTACGCATCTTGAAGAACAACGCGGACGGGCTTGGGCACGTTTACGGATGTCAAGAAAACTACGAAGCCGACGTTGCCGAAGGCGTGTGGTTGTGGGTCTATCGGATCTGCATCGCTGCACTGTGGATGACACAAATCGCCGCCGCCATCGCCGCATCACCGCTGATTGCTTTGTTGTTGTTTGCCACCGTCATTCAAATTTGGACGCTACGCCGCCGCGGAAACGATGATCCCAGTACCACCCAAGCATTCTTGGCGATCCCACGTTTGATTCGGTCCCCTTGTATGGGGCTCATCCAAGCGACGCATTATCCGATCGCCTGGGGTTTGCGTTTTGTCGGTCGACACGTCGCGTTTCGACGCCAACGGCAATACCTGACGACGTTGCTGATCACCCGAATCACGTATGGCGGGGCGGGTGAATTGGACGCCAAAGGACGTTTCTATTTGTCCGCCAAAGCGTCGGTGATCAATCGATTGGCCGACATCGGCGGATTCAGCGGCGAGCGTCCCGTGTTCGTTTATGGCCACTGGTTCAGCCAACTGTGTGGCAAGTCGATTGATTCGTGGAAGCGAACGCTGCGGTTGTTCCGTAAGCGCCAGCGGCTGCAGATCGGGCTATCCGATTCGAACATGTCGGAAATGGCGGAATACGTCAAAGTCGGATCCGTCTCCTTGCTGATGGACATGATCGATCAAGGCAAAACGGATTCGTTGCCTCGTTTGCGCCGTCCGATCGCCGCGTTGCGCCAGATTAGCCGTGACTGGCATCTGGTACAGCGGGTTGCGACGGACCGTGGTGAAATGTCGGCGCTGGAGATCCAACAAGCCTACCTTTCGGCGGTCCAAAAGTTCGTCGACCAAACGCCGGCCAACGTCCGTGGCGAAGCGATGCGAATCACATCGTCCTGGCAAACTCTGCTGGACGCCCTGGTGAACTACCGGCACGACGCAGACGATTTTGCCGCCGCCATTTGCAAGATCGATTGGCTGACCAAACGCTGGCTGATCGAACGCCAAGGTGCGGGGGCCAGCTGGTCCCAAAAGAAAAAGATTGATCTTAGGTACCACGAACTGTCCGACGACGGCTATTTCCGCCAGCTGACCGAAGGTGCGATCGACGAATCGCTGGCCAACCGCGAGAAACGGCTCCAGCGTGCCGCCGCGCCGCCGTCAAACACGCCGGCCGCCCGACGTGGATGGACGATTCGCGAATTTTCCGGCGGCGAAGTCCGGATGAACGTCGGCTGGGACCATGCGGAAGTCGCCGTGGGCCGCCGCGTACGGCGGATCGATTTCGGCAATCACGTTTACTGA
- a CDS encoding class I SAM-dependent methyltransferase, translating into MTKLDDWYDHPQYFDMVFRDETPAEVAFFKEAFKRYCDAPVQRLVEPGCGSGRLVAALAAEGYQCCGLDLSEPMLRYLRSRLRRRGLSAQVIQGDMIDMPVGDQIFDAAFCTFNTFRHLSNDGDAVKHLRRVADHVRVGGLYLLGFHIIPMDADPECTERWQASAGGTKVHVTLKVIDFDRKQRRETLRVSIKATRRSGAVHRVRSEFPLRLYTASQAKRLLAKVADVWTIREIFDFDYDIDSPRKFDDDLTDALFVLQRTGD; encoded by the coding sequence GTGACCAAGTTGGACGACTGGTACGACCATCCGCAGTATTTCGACATGGTGTTTCGCGATGAAACGCCTGCGGAGGTGGCCTTTTTTAAGGAAGCTTTCAAACGCTATTGTGACGCTCCGGTGCAACGGCTTGTTGAACCTGGGTGCGGCAGCGGTCGTCTGGTCGCGGCATTGGCCGCCGAAGGCTACCAGTGCTGTGGGCTGGACCTGAGCGAACCGATGCTGCGTTATCTTCGCAGCCGGCTGCGTCGTCGCGGGTTGAGCGCCCAGGTCATCCAAGGCGACATGATCGACATGCCGGTGGGCGATCAAATCTTTGACGCCGCCTTTTGCACGTTCAATACGTTCCGCCATTTGTCCAACGACGGCGACGCGGTGAAGCACCTGCGCCGTGTCGCCGACCATGTTCGCGTGGGCGGTTTGTACTTGTTGGGTTTCCACATCATCCCGATGGACGCCGATCCGGAATGTACCGAACGCTGGCAAGCGTCCGCGGGCGGCACCAAAGTTCACGTGACGTTGAAGGTGATCGATTTTGATCGGAAACAGCGTCGCGAAACGCTGCGGGTGTCGATCAAGGCCACGCGGCGAAGTGGGGCGGTGCATCGGGTCCGCAGCGAATTTCCGCTGCGGTTGTACACCGCGTCACAAGCGAAGCGCTTGTTGGCAAAGGTCGCCGACGTGTGGACGATCCGCGAGATTTTTGACTTCGACTACGACATCGATTCGCCACGAAAGTTCGACGACGATTTGACCGACGCACTGTTTGTGCTGCAGCGCACCGGCGATTGA
- a CDS encoding Gfo/Idh/MocA family protein has product MRAVVVGSGFIGPVHVEALLRAGQDVLGIVASSPQKTAQACEALSLRQVYDSYEAVLADPQVDVVHITTPNRLHYDMAKSAIAAGKHVMCEKPLAMDSRQSAELVHLAQQSDVVTGVNYNIRYYPLCREAARRNADGELGKVHHITGGYVQDWLFHPTDFNWRVLASEGGPLRAVADIGTHWLDLIHFITKTPVRSVCADLQTVYPVRRRPTGNVETYSGSSSQPQSTQPIDIDTEDAGSILVRFEGGAHGCMTVSQVTAGRKNCCRFELAASEQTLAWNSESPNEMFVGHRDRPNEMLLRDPALVGGSVAEGISYPGGHNEGFPDTFKHCFIDFYRAIEAKQNGETAPTPGHPSFADGHREVVLCEAILKSHHDRRWIDIGESGEPG; this is encoded by the coding sequence ATGCGTGCCGTCGTCGTCGGATCGGGTTTCATCGGCCCCGTCCATGTGGAAGCCCTGCTGCGTGCCGGACAAGACGTCTTGGGCATCGTCGCATCCAGCCCCCAGAAAACCGCTCAAGCCTGCGAAGCGTTGAGCCTGCGGCAAGTCTACGACAGCTACGAAGCCGTCCTGGCGGATCCACAAGTCGACGTGGTTCACATCACCACGCCCAACCGGCTGCACTATGACATGGCCAAATCCGCGATCGCCGCGGGCAAACACGTGATGTGTGAAAAACCGCTGGCCATGGACTCGCGCCAATCGGCCGAACTGGTTCATCTGGCTCAACAGTCCGATGTCGTGACGGGGGTGAACTACAACATCCGCTATTACCCGCTGTGTCGCGAAGCGGCGCGGCGAAATGCTGACGGCGAACTGGGCAAGGTCCACCACATCACCGGCGGTTACGTCCAAGACTGGTTGTTTCATCCGACCGATTTCAATTGGCGCGTTTTGGCATCCGAAGGCGGCCCCCTGCGTGCGGTCGCTGACATCGGCACGCATTGGCTGGATTTGATTCACTTCATCACGAAAACGCCCGTTCGTTCGGTATGCGCTGACCTGCAAACCGTTTATCCGGTTCGCAGACGCCCCACCGGCAACGTGGAAACCTACAGCGGTTCGTCATCCCAACCCCAATCGACACAACCGATCGATATCGATACCGAGGACGCCGGCAGTATCCTGGTCCGATTCGAAGGCGGCGCACACGGTTGCATGACCGTGTCCCAAGTCACCGCGGGCCGAAAAAATTGTTGTCGCTTTGAATTGGCCGCGTCCGAACAAACTCTGGCTTGGAACAGCGAATCGCCCAACGAGATGTTCGTCGGGCACCGCGACCGTCCCAACGAGATGCTATTGCGTGACCCGGCATTGGTCGGCGGATCGGTGGCCGAGGGGATCAGCTATCCCGGTGGCCACAACGAAGGGTTTCCCGACACGTTCAAGCATTGCTTTATCGATTTCTATCGGGCGATCGAAGCGAAACAGAATGGCGAAACCGCTCCGACCCCGGGCCACCCCAGTTTTGCCGACGGCCACCGCGAAGTCGTGCTGTGCGAAGCGATCTTGAAAAGTCATCACGACCGCCGCTGGATCGACATCGGTGAATCGGGCGAGCCAGGCTAG
- a CDS encoding PNPOx family protein — MNEIDLKADFDDLLSTPRPLESLDSLIWKTLTSAADQAGHPWKEAAVATLRIPSQGSQNPCPEIRTIILRRVDEGPRTIDFHTDLRSPKVDQIRQAGDPSSISWLFYDSASKIQLRLTGAATVISGEAAQAAWESVPEPARDNYRSVAAPGTIHAGDHPPPDDERLVQPSEDSDSEDLDAGRRWFCVVRTTVTAADWLYLRRGGHVRASVNYSANGRATSRWVMP; from the coding sequence ATGAATGAAATTGACTTGAAGGCCGACTTTGACGATTTGCTCTCGACCCCGCGGCCGCTGGAATCATTGGATTCGCTGATCTGGAAAACGCTGACTTCCGCGGCGGATCAAGCGGGGCATCCTTGGAAAGAAGCCGCTGTGGCAACGTTGCGAATTCCATCGCAGGGTTCGCAAAATCCGTGCCCCGAGATTCGCACGATCATTTTGCGTCGCGTCGATGAAGGGCCACGCACAATCGATTTTCATACCGACCTGCGATCGCCCAAGGTGGATCAAATTCGACAGGCGGGCGACCCTTCGTCGATCAGTTGGCTGTTTTACGACTCAGCTTCCAAAATCCAGTTGCGTTTGACCGGCGCGGCCACGGTGATCAGCGGTGAAGCGGCCCAGGCGGCGTGGGAATCGGTTCCCGAACCGGCACGGGACAATTATCGATCGGTCGCCGCGCCGGGGACGATCCATGCGGGCGACCATCCGCCGCCCGACGACGAGCGCTTGGTGCAACCGTCCGAGGATTCGGATTCCGAGGATTTGGATGCCGGGCGGCGCTGGTTTTGCGTGGTGCGGACCACCGTCACCGCGGCGGATTGGTTGTATCTGCGCCGGGGCGGGCACGTTCGTGCGTCGGTGAACTATTCCGCAAATGGCCGGGCCACCAGCCGTTGGGTCATGCCCTGA
- a CDS encoding ligase-associated DNA damage response exonuclease: MIDDSTSRPTDCFVRQTPAGLYCDPGGFYVDPMRPVDRAVVTHAHSDHARVGSRHYLAAEPSRHVLSGRMAADADLQWLPYGQTITAGGVTVSFHPSGHMLGAAQVRMEYRGQVVVVTGDYKIDDDPTCQPWTPVQCHVLVTESTFGLPVYRWPDSTDEFASINAWWRQCRDAGKCAVLYGYAVGKSQRLIAGLDNSIGPIYTHGAVEKGNEAYRASGVSLPDTQAVASLSQKPDYRGAMVVAVPSAHGTPWLRRFGRISTAMASGWMAVRGARRRRSVDRGFVISDHVDWPSLLLAVDQCRPESVWVTHGYSAVVARYLNETGVHAIPLEGGRSVGSDDDVESADDHDGDDQEAPS; encoded by the coding sequence ATGATCGACGATTCCACCAGCCGACCGACGGACTGTTTTGTCCGGCAAACGCCTGCGGGCCTGTATTGTGACCCGGGCGGATTTTACGTTGATCCCATGCGGCCGGTCGATCGCGCGGTGGTCACGCACGCGCACAGCGATCATGCTCGTGTGGGCAGTCGGCACTATCTGGCCGCCGAACCGTCGCGTCACGTGCTCAGTGGCCGGATGGCTGCAGACGCGGATCTGCAGTGGTTGCCCTATGGCCAAACGATCACGGCGGGCGGGGTGACGGTCAGCTTTCATCCGTCGGGCCACATGCTGGGGGCCGCTCAGGTGCGGATGGAGTACCGTGGGCAAGTGGTGGTGGTCACCGGTGATTACAAAATCGACGATGACCCGACGTGCCAACCTTGGACTCCGGTGCAGTGTCATGTTCTGGTGACCGAGTCGACGTTCGGATTGCCTGTCTATCGATGGCCCGATTCGACCGACGAGTTTGCATCGATCAACGCGTGGTGGCGGCAATGCCGTGATGCGGGCAAGTGTGCGGTCCTGTACGGCTATGCGGTCGGGAAAAGCCAACGGCTGATCGCCGGATTGGATAACAGCATCGGACCGATCTACACCCACGGTGCCGTAGAGAAAGGCAACGAAGCGTATCGGGCCAGCGGTGTGTCGTTGCCGGACACTCAAGCGGTCGCCTCACTGTCACAGAAACCCGATTATCGGGGCGCGATGGTTGTTGCGGTCCCTTCCGCTCACGGCACCCCTTGGCTGCGCCGGTTCGGACGGATCAGCACGGCGATGGCTAGCGGATGGATGGCCGTTCGCGGTGCTCGGCGGCGACGTTCGGTGGACCGAGGTTTCGTCATCAGCGATCACGTCGATTGGCCTTCGTTGCTGCTTGCCGTTGATCAGTGTCGCCCGGAATCGGTTTGGGTGACACACGGATACAGCGCCGTGGTGGCCAGGTATTTGAACGAAACAGGTGTGCACGCGATCCCGTTGGAAGGCGGCCGATCGGTGGGATCCGATGACGACGTGGAATCGGCGGACGATCATGACGGCGATGACCAGGAGGCCCCGTCGTGA